From the Catharus ustulatus isolate bCatUst1 chromosome 2, bCatUst1.pri.v2, whole genome shotgun sequence genome, the window ACATGGGTGTccatgtgtgcatgtgtgagtgtctcactcagtgctgtggtttccttgtctttggggtttttttctgagttcaGTTGTTTTTCTCAGATTTATTACGTATCCCTCCACTGCTTGGACACTCAGCCTTTGCGTATTTCAATGGGTATATCCAAAAGAAGGAGCCTGTTTTGGGGAACCGTGGGTCAGGATGATGCTGGGCCTCTCAGGGCAGCCCTCAATGGGGTGGGTTTGCCCCACCAGTCATACAGACCATGTGCAAAGACTACCATCCCCAAATGGACCTGCCATGAGCTGGATGCTATGATACCAAGGGCTCTGCGCCAAACCAGGGCTCGAGACTTGGTGCTTCCcatgcagcagcatctccctgtccttttcctcctccataCTTTCACAAAAAGTTAGTCCAGCCCCAGGGCATATTCCTGTTGGATGATCttcctgctggctggaggcagtCAGAAAGGGGAACATGAGcctctgccttttccagctgttcccaagCTCTGCTTTGCCCCAGGACAGGCATGAGGGCTACAGCTCCTGTCTGGGACATCAAGGGTTGTTCTTCATGCCttgtttcttgcttttaaatCCTCATAGAGGGACTTGGGCTTTAGATGCCACACTCCTGCACATTTGCTATTCATCTTGGGTCTGGTTCAGAGCTTCTCCTGTAGGTGCAAGTGTTTTTCAGCCAGTTCTGGTACTTTCTTTAAAGCTCTCTCAATTTACTACTGATTCTGAGTCAATGATTACTCAAATTTGTTCAATTTTTTGTTCATATGAGCTTCATAACTTCTTTGTGTCAGGATTCTTAGCTTTGAGAGTAGAGACTCACTCCCTGTGCACTTTCAGTTCCAACTTTTACATGCAtaacaaaggaggaaaagaattgTCATCATTTCATGTGTAATTATTTGCATATTCTTCACATACATCCTGTGAAAATATACATGAGACTGGTAGAGCAAACAGACTTGATGTAAACATGCCCTTAAAAGTGAGCCATTCTCCTTTGGTGTGAAAGACAAAAGAGTAACTTGAGCCAGTTCTTTTACACATTACCTTCTGGATGTAGAGCCAGATgcatttctgttattttgtttgtatttctctctggacagaaaaaaagcataAGGGGCAAGCATCTTTGTCATAATTTTTGGTGGTGGTTGCTTCTCTGGTCCTCTTGCAGATAGTGTCACTGAATTACTACACAGCCTCATAGGTGCCATTTTATGTGTAGATGTTAGCTGGTACCAGGGAACCCTTTTCTAAGACCCAGCATGTGCCTGAGGAAAACTATGGACACATTTCTGTATGCCTCATCTTTGTGTACTTACATGAatctgctgttttcctcttgTCTGGTATAGAAACACCCTTCTTGCCAATTCACACAGAGGTATTTCTGTCTATttgattttggggaatttttttaagctgttaaAAACAACACTAAAGGCTTTGTAAATGCTTTATTTGCACATCTGCACATTTCTTGGTTTTGGCGGGAAATTCTTCAGTGTTTTGGCACTTgtgtgattttggtttttttttaagggaaactTTTTAGTTTTCTTATATCCACATCCactctctatttttttccttgtaatttaaaatttgtgtaTAAGGATTTTTCTCTTACAGAGCATAAGCATCTGGTTTTGACAAAtagcaaacaaaatatttttgccaattcTTCTGAATGTTGGGATAGCTttttatgcaaaacaaaaagcagtggCGGCCAAGTTTTGAAGTTTCTGTGGCTTACAATGCATGGAAATAGTAGAATCAGTCcttgcttttatgtttttcaaaagACTGGATAGTGAGAAATACCCTCTAATCTTTTACAAGATTAATTTGAATTGCTTTCATGTCACCTAGGAAAAGTGAGACAGTGAGTGTGGGGGTGGAGGGAACACAGTGGAGGACATAAGGCTGTGATGGTTCCTGAGTTTCATCTCCAAGTGGTGGCCAGACAGGCAGTGAAGCAGAGAGTGGAGAATGCTCGTCTCCTCCAGTTGTGCTCTGTTTCACCAAAGGATGCAGAAGGCAAAATACCTTTGTCCTGTGAGCCAAAGAACATGCACAGGGTGAGCTTCTGTAAGTGTCACACAGATCTCACCAAGTGTTTTTGATAAGAGCAGGAAGTGTCCTTGGGgaactggggacagggaagagGGGATGATAGGCAATATCCACATAATGCTTCTTGAGGCAGAATTTGCAATAAATGCAAGTTTGAGTTTAGGCTGCATTTGAAATGTAGTGGTTGGGAGTCTGTTTTCAGATGGGGCTTTTTCCCATACACAAGGCCAGGTTATTATTTCAAATTGTGGGAAATCACAACAATAGGACACAAGAATAGGGTGTGTCTTGGCTGTctttgtgctgtgtttaaaaagggcaccaccttcacagggaaGTCTGACTAACTGttaatgctttgttttgaaaggaGGTGCTAGTGGCACATTTCCATGTATGTTGGGGATTTCACTAATTTATGGTAAGGGAAGTGCAAGGAGAGCAGTGTCCTGggtgctgccaggctgtgggagGAGGAGACAAAAGGGGGATGCCAGAACTATGATATTCCTCTGACTCTTcttccccagcatccctggagtGCTGCCATGAGGCCAAGGAGAAGAGGGGGAACAGGAGGGAGAGTTTGCTGTCAGGATAGTTGAGGGGCGGCACCATAATATTGACGAGTTGAACTTGCTCATTCTCCTCCTGTTCTATTAAATGCAGTACAGAAAAGGCTGAAAGCAAATTTCTTGTCTTAATTTTTTGCTAGTTTGGTTGTGACCCCAGACCTTGTTATTCCCGAACTGTTTAAGCgtgaaacaaaatcaaattaatgAACTTTGAATACTGCATCAAATGAACTGGATGTAGTCTAGTGTAACTAAGCAGCCTAAATGCTTCTCATCCATGCTGTGGTACTGAGGAGGGAGTTTTCTTGTGGGTCATAGGAATAGGATCTGCAGTACTGAGCCTGATCCAGTGGGCCCTTTTCCAGGGTCTTCCTGCTGTAATGCATAGTGTCAGGTGTTTTATTGAATGTCAGAGAGCCCAAGGCTTTTCAGGCAAGAGAATAGATTGACCCTAGTAGCTTTCATCTAGATCTTTAGTATTTCAAGTTACCTTAAATCATGGAcatgaattttcattttctttccatgaaatCTGTCAATCTAGGACTTGTCCCTGTCCATTTCAGTCTTTCTCATCACATGGTTTCAGCAATTGGAGGCAAAGTCTGTGCTGTCAATACTTGTTCTGTGAGAAGCAttaacactttttaaaagaaaaaaatttcattttcaattgAATTGAGTGCATTCAGCTGTAGAATTCCATTATTGCAGAGCCCGTGATCTGACTGAGAGATAGTTCATTTCTGGCTGGCATATCTCAGTACTGGCCATCCTGAAAATCAGTGTTGGATCAAATCAGTGAGTTACTGTAGCACAATTTATAGTCTTAGGTGCCTCACAAGTACGTGAATAAAAGTAAGACATAGTGAAAATATCTGCTTACAGTTCTGTCTTTCAAGGTCTTTGTTAGATTACAAGCTAAAAGGGTTATATATCAAATGCAGAGAGCACAGGCCTTTGTGTATGTGCATATAGCTCTTCAAATGTCACGCAGCTGACCCACTCTGCACCAACTCATTTCAGGCTTCTGGAAAAGTCAAGATTCTGTTTTcctgggcttttttgttttctttggtttgaaCTCCTCCTGAGAAGTAGTAGGTTGGCCAAACTGGGCCAGTTTATGACCTTTTTGGAGAGGCATTCAGCACACTCTCTAATGTGACCCACTGTGCCAGTGACAGTGTGCTCTGAAGAGCAGCTCATGCTGGGTGATGGAAGtgtcctgtggctgcagagaaCTCAAGTTTTAAAGTACTTGGTTGGGATAGGAATATTGAGTCAGCTCTGTTTTTATATCCCTAGTCAGTATTTTCTAAATTGCTGCTCAAGAGACTGTCAGAAGTCTGATTCATCATCTTGCACATAACTCACTGGTAATATATTCAAAGTGTAAAATAGTGTTGTAAAAAGGGTTTTGGCCATATAGACTAACTTGAGAGCACTTTTAGTATGTGCTTGAGAGCATATAAAGACTGTTGTTGCTTTTATGGGGCTGAAgatatatgcatttatttttatatttccacTTTCTCCACAGGCTTTGTCCAACGTTGATTCTCCTCCTGGTTGTGAGCTGAAGCCTACAATGAaacataattttgcttttgacaACATGGGCTATGAGGAGAGCTCTGAAACTGTGACCTCTCCACCTTCCCAAGAGCATACTGTGGTAGTTAACATTGTGGGAATGACTTGCCAATCATGTGTGCAGTCGATAGAAGGCCGAATTTCCAAGGTGAAGGGTGTTTTGAGAATTAAAATCTCCCTTGAACAGAACAATGCCATTATCAAGTATTTGCAGTCGGAAATAAACCCTGAACAAATTTGCCAGGAAATTCTGGGTATGGGCTTTGATGCCAACGTAGCAGAAGAGAAGTCAACAACAGCAACTGTAAATCTGCCGAGCTTGAAAGAAGCAGTAGTTAAGCTTCGGGTAGAAGGCATGACGTGCCAGTCCTGTGTCACCAACATTGAAGGAAAGATTAGGAAAATGCACGGTGTAGCAAAAATCAAGGTGTCACTTGATAACCAAGAAGCAATTATTGCTTACCATCCTTACATCATTCAGCCTGATGACCTCAAGAGACACATCAGTGACATGGGGTATGACTGCACCATTAAAAGTAAATCCGCCCCTTTGAAGCTGGGTGCCCTTGATCTCCAGCGCTTGCAGAATGCAAACTCCAGGGAGACACCTGCAAGTCTTGAGAGTGATGGACTGGATCCACTGGTCACCAAGTTGGGTAGCACAGCTACAGTGACTTTACAGATAGAGGGCATGCACTGCAAGTCCTGTGTCAGAAACATCGAAGGAAATATGTCAGATCTTCCTGGAGTAAAAAGTATTAAAGTGTCTTTGGAGCATAAATGTGCTGTGGTAGAGTATAGCCCAGATTTAATCACCCTGTCAGCTTTGCAGCAAGCCATCGAAGCCCTTCCACCTGGAAACTTTAAAGTAAGCCTCCTTAATGGTTCAGAAGCAAATAAAGCAGCATCTCCCTCGGGTGCTTTCACATGCAATGTCATCAGACAGCCGCCACAAGGCACGACACACATGGCTGTTATTAAGATTGGTGGCATGACCTGCAATTCTTGTGTACAGACCATAGAAGGGGCCGTGTCACAGAGACAAGGAGTGCGGGGTGTAGCAGTTTCTCTAGCTGGCAGTACTGGGACCATACACTATGATCCAGCTGTCACTACTGGAGAAGAGTTAAGAGCTGCCATAGAAGACATGGGATTCGATGCCTCTGTGCTGACAGGTaacagtgatttttcttctgtgggtAGTGAGCCAAGGTGGGTCATGCAACGTCTGCATTGAGATTCCTTTCTGGAGAGAAACTCTTAAAGCATCTCATTGCTATTGTCTCTTTTGAATGCCTGGCCTGATCCCACCTCACTTAGCAAGGGAGAGAGGTTTCAGCTGTAAAGCACCTTGTTTCAGCCCTTAATAATTGCAGCAGTGGGTGTAAGAAATGAGTTACATTGTGAAGCCAAAAGATCTGGGGTACAAGGCCTTTCAAATAGGTCATTCCCATACCCTCTGAAGTAGGTTTCTTCCTATGTCTACAGGCTGCTATAAGTAGATCTATCAAACCAAATGTTTGCCATTTATATTCCAGAACACTAAACCCTACAAACTTAATGAAGTgtctttaatttaaaaccacttTTTACTTAGATAAATCCTCTTTTTAGTGTCTTTAGCCTTTGACATTAATTTCTTGAGTATTTTTACCTGCCTTACTTCACTAAACTTTGCTTTAAGCAAGGTAAGTGGCAAAATGCAGGTACTCTTTGGTGGGAAGCTGCTTTTACATGTCAGCTGCAGCACTGTATGCATTTTGTATGTGTGCTCAAggtttaaaaagttattttgatgCACAATCTCCTCTCTCACAAATTTTGAACGTGGCAATTTTTGCCTGCTTCAACTAAACATATCTGCTTTGAAATACTGATGTAGTTTACTTGAAATTAAGTAGTTCGAtcacaaaaaccccacatccTGTTCATTTCCCTCATGGGTCCAATCCCTCTGATTCTGTGGTGTTTAATCATAATTTGTTTGGCTTATAATTTGTTGGTGGAAGACCTTCCACTCCATCTGGAAAAGGAAGGAGCCCCCCTATGTTTAACATGTtcagaagcagctcctgctcctttaCACAAGCCTCTCCCCAAGTGGGTTGTTTGTGtacacagctggagctgttgtGTGTCTGTTCAATATCTggcaaagaataaaaatgcttGCAAGGGACCTGTTTGTGTTCAGGTCTCTGGGGTGCTTCCAATACTCATTTTGCAGTACTTGCAGTATGAATATTGTGCTGTAGAGAAACCTGTTGAGAAGCTTGTTCTCAACCAGTGATGTGAGTGCTGCATAGACAGTGACAGAATTGTTACGACTGGACCACATTCTCTGTGCTGGATAAGGATCCTCTAGACACCAATGTATCTTTATCAAGTGGAGGTAGCTGACAGCTCTACGCATTGAAATTGGAGGGAATCATTTACCATCTGAATGTGGAAAGCTAGTTCTGTAGAGTTGGATGGTCATGCACGTGGGACTGgttaatatgtatttttataagcATAGTAACAACTTGCATTATTTCCATATAGAGACCAAGGTTATCATGTCACCTTCTAAACAACTACAAGGGCTTGTGCGGTTGATAAATGTGACTTGTTTGTAGTTTTGCGTCATGCAATCACACTGTAAATAGTTCAGTGTATTGTGCATTTATTCAAGATACCGCCGCTGGAGAACTCAGGTGCCAGCCTGCTGCCAGCAAAGGTGCTGTGCAGCCTCAAGCTCCAGAGCCTCCTCGCCAAGGTCATGCCTCGGATGCTCTTCCAGACAGTTCTCACCCTGGTGGGTCAAACCAGCTCAGTGGAGCCACAGAAGAGAAGTGTGTTTTGCAAATTACAGGCATGACCTGTGCATCGTGTGTGTCTACCATTGAAAGAAATTTGCAGAAAGAAGATGGTAATAAATTTAAGATTCCTATAATGAGTCTAATAATAAGGGATGATGGGATGGAAAAGATATTCTAGGAGATTAATGGAGCATCTGGAAGTTAAATAGACATAATGCTCTTTCTTAGTGCTAGCGTAACTATGTCACTGTTTGGCTATTGCACTGGCAGGCAAACATGATGAACATACTTCTAACAGGTTGTAACAGGTTGTAATGTgataaataattcaaataagTCTGAGGACAAGAACAGAGAAACAGTTGTCATTTACTTTTCAGGGCCTTGTTGGTTTACAAAGCAATTCATCTCTCCCAGAGCCGTTGAGAGCTCAGGCTTTCTTGGGCATATTTGCACAAGCAGGGGCAAACAAATGTATGGCTCCACTGCCAGGGTAAGCTTAGGCACATGGTGTTTACTGGTCTAGAAGTCTACAGGCTGGGGTTGCCTTTCTTCTGGCCATGTAGAAGATTAACAGATGAGGCTTAGCAATGTCTGATTTCCTTTGTGCCAGCATGCCTTTGGGAGGTTTTGCttattgatttttctctcaCCAGTCTCCCAGTGGTGGTCTCACCGCCTTGATTTAGAAATCAAAAAAAGCACTAGCTCTTCAAAAGAAATGGTTTTAGCCTTGTGATCTGTATGTTTTGATTTTCAATTCTAAATGCAGATTTCTGTgggctttttatttattaaaaaaataaggaggggtggagaacaggaaaataaaaaggtcaTTGTGCTGCAGGGTTCATTCCAAACTAAAAGAGTCTAAGGTAGATCTTGCAGCAGTGGGTGTAAAGGTTTCTTCCAAACATCCTTTTTGTCTCATTAGATCGCAGCAAAACTCACCTCCTTCCATGCGTAAATCTTGCAATTCCTCTTGTTGCTAAAGGGAAACTCAGTGTGGCTGGGTTTCTGTAAAAACTTGCTGTTGTGAGTAGGGAACAACACTAGGAGGCAGAGAGAAATCATTAGGCTTATAATATCTCTAAGTTGTTAGAGTCCTCACTGAAGTAGTTgtaatattatatttttctttccctcagaaGAGCTACACTATCTAATGCTTCTGTTATTGCCGCTGCAGGAATTGTTTCAGTGTTGGTAGCACTAATGGCAGGTAAAGCAGACATAAAATACAAGCCAGATCTCATACAGCCTCTTGAAATAGCACAGCTGATCCAGAATTTGGGTTTTGAAGCTACCATCAtggaaaataatgcagaaaCAGAAGGGCAAGTGGAACTTCTTGTAAGTAATGTGCatttgaaattatgtttttgttttggaaaagtCAGATTTGGAAGACTCATTTTCTTGCAAATAGCTTTGCTGAGCAGTTGTGCGTTCAGCGGCTCAGTTCTGGCTGGTGacactattttttaaataattgctgaaaagacaaaaatcaacTTTTCTTAGAAGAACCCCTccaaaagcactgaaataaaaagtgatAGTTCTATGTACAGATTAGACTTTTCTTAGCAAGCAGAAATTAAACAGAAGTTTTCTGTTAAGGCAGTTTAGTACAGACTAACTGAGAATGTGTCAACAAATACGTATTGTTAATGTTAAGGGCTTTGCATAGAGGTCTAGGAACTTTGgataaaatcagtaaaattaGTAAATTGCTTATATAAAGGACGGGTTcctcaaattcttttttttttttttctctaacagATGCTTACTGTAAGACAGAGAACAGCAGTCTGCTGCTGTCTTAATAGATCACAAAGTTGTAACATGCCTTATTGAAGCCACAGGAAAATTTAAGAGAGATGAGGTTACACATGCAGAGTTTAGCTTTGGCAATGTTAATATAGGTGTTGATAGAAACATATTAGTTATATTTCTACAGTTAATAGCATGTCTGAGAGCTACCATGCAAATACATGGCTGTGACTGTATCTGCTATCTGCacaattttataataaaagtgGATAGTTATGGTCTCCGCTTTGTATCATTTAAGACAGCTCTATAAAACTACACTGAGACCTTGTCTCAAGTACACCACAAATATTGGGGCAATGTGGGGGATTGCTAACTACCCCAAATTGTCTTTTCTTTAGATTACAGGGATGACTTGTGCTTCTTGTGTTCACAACATTGAATCCAAACTCATGAGAACAAATGGGATATTCTCTGCCTCAGTTGCACTTGCGACTAGCAAAGCTCACATCCAGTTCGATCCTGAAATTATTGGACCTCGAGATATTATAAAAGTAATCAAGGTAGGCTTTGAAATTTTTTATGTATGGACAATCACATGGTGAAatttagaaggaaataaagcagcTGATATTTGAGAGGTTTCACTGATTTTGTGGATGCCATAGTTATTGCCATGTTTTTATGCTCCTGTGATGAGTCTGCTGTGCTTCGCAGGAGTGCAGAGGCTCCCCAGCTGTTCTCTAAAAACACACACTACAAAATGAACCTTTTTTATCTTTATCTGGCGAAAGTTTCATATATTCATTTCTTGCAATTCTGTGTGTagaattgcagtaatttcaatGAAGTGTTgctaattcagaaaaaaaaccccttctttCTCTTGACAGACTGTAAAAGAAGTTCTGCCACAGCTCATGCCACAAGTATGACATATCTCTGTACATACTTGCACCTATTCCCACATCTTTTTGAATGGGCACAGCTTGTGATACAGCCTGGTATTAAACCAAAAAATCCTGGTTTACCAGTAATCACAAAGATCATAAAGTCTACTGTTATCACAGCCCAGATGTGGACataactttcttctttttttgtcccACCAGAAGGGATCATACTCTATGAGGTGCATGCAGTGAGTAGTCAGGAGGACAGCAGAGACTGTTTGCCTTCCGTGCTCTAGAGTATGTACTCAGAAAAGATCTGCTAGACCACAGAACTGATGCAGCAGCAGTTATTAACATGTTAACTAGTAGAGTGTTCAGGCTGGCAGAGTAGTTCTGTAAAGCATACTTTGCCACAGAAGCATTTCATGGTGCAGGTAGGAAGTTAAGTGTATTGTTCTTGCAAGTGTGCGTTGGGTTTTTAGGGTGTTTGGGCAGGAGGCAGGAACTCACCCCAGTGTAACTCAAAGCTGGATTTTTGCGTGGGATCTTTTGCCCTGCAGTTTTTTATCCTACGAGTTTAAACTAACTTTGGACACTTTAATTTGCAACTTCAGGTGTATTTATTAAACTGTAGTGTTAGGGACTTGCTCACAAGGTAGTCTAGCTCCCAGTGGCCTGTGCATTTGGACTTCCTTTGTGGTATGTGCCATATCTCCCGATTATTCCAGTGGAGGTGAAAGGGCATGTATTTTCCTTTAGGAGGAGTGCAGTAGAATTCCACATGGCAATGTAAGCTCCCCATTCCAAAGAACTTGGACACTTTACTGCATCTATACACTATGTTCATGTACAGGTGCTAAAAGTCCTTTGCAGTCCAAATTTTGAGTACTGACTGAAATATCCTCTCATTTTGGCagaatgtaaatataaataaggGTCTGGAATTTATTAAACATTGAACAGAGTccttttctgacatttcttcTGAAAGTAGTGTCATTTAAATTTGTTGTAAGTAATATGGTTAGCTTCATCAAAACTAACTTCTCTTCCCTttcaataaaaaggaaattgggTTTCATGCTTCTGTGGCAAAAAGAACTCCAAATGCACATAACCTGGAtcataaaaaggaaatacagcagtaagtatttctttcctctcttaCTAATGAACATGTCTGGATCATATCTTGTAACTCTACTCCCCCTAGCACTCTTCCCAGTTAATTAGATTATTCTTGTGTAAAGCATATTTAAATTTACCATTTGCCATTTGATTCAAGTACTTTCATCGCTTTCATTAGCTTTAGTTTTTAACTGCCAGAAGTCTATAAAGTTAAACATGTTGCAGGCACTAAAGCTGTTCAACAAAATGCTGGATCTTTGTAAATATCCCAAAGCTGTGTCTTAGCACAGTTCTAGTAACACCAGCCCTGCACTACCAGCACAATTGGGCCTGAGTGGAGTGTAAAAAACCCATGGatttacagtttttcttttccaggtggAGGAAATCTTTCTTGTACAGCCTAGTGTTTGGTATCCCTGTTGTAGTCATAATGATTTATATGCAAATACCCAGTGGTGATGACCATGGGTCTAAGGTGCTGGAACAGAACATCATTCCTGGATTATCTATTTTGaatcttcttttctttatcCTGTGCACTTTTGTTCAGGTATGTCTATACTACTTTCTAGGGGTTtgctttctatttatttccCACTTATGTAATCTCATGTGATAAAGACAGGCTAATGGAAAGATTTAGTGGATTAGGCCTGCCCTCTTGTCTGTACCACCTATGCAGAACAAAGTGGCATAACTTTTCTGCAAGTTATCCATTCTGTATTTACTCAAAGCTCTTAATCCTGCCAAAGTTGCATCAGATAGTTTCTAAGTGGATAAGgtgatattaaaataaagagatACCTGCAAACTAATTAGGTAGCTGTAGGTAAATCCTTGTATTTTCTGTGCCTTGTTTACTTTGCATTGCTGAGGAAAAGGATGATATTTGCTGGTTTTGAGAACAAGGAAGTGCAAACAAGAGGATGTCAATGGAGTCAGTCTCCTAGTAGACCTGAAGTTATATCAGTATCAAATCTCTTGGGTTAGCAATGCATTCCCTTATGTACTACATGGTTTTAATTCTGCTGTGGCCAGTGTTTTGTACTCTCTGGTTACTGATCTTAATACGAGTCTGTCCCTGCTTGCACCAACAGTTCCTTGGTGGATGGTATTTTTATGTACAAGCTTACAAGTCACTGAGGCACAAGACAGCCAATATGGATGTGCTCATCGTACTGGCCACGACGATTGCTTATCTGTATTCCTGTGTGATCCTGCTAGTAGCAATCAttgaaaaggcagagaaaagccCTGTCACTTTCTTCGACACTCCTCCGATGTTGTTTGTGTTCATTGCGCTTGGCAGATGGCTGGAACACATAGCCAAGGTAACTCATCTTCACACAAATGTTGTGTGTTTATGATAGGAGTAGAATAAACTGTTCAGAGGAATTTTGAGTCAGCTGTTTCTGATGTAGTCTATAATATGAAAGGTTGGTTAGAGTTCATTGTGTTAAGTACATATCAGGATTTACATATCTCAATGTAtcttaaatattaatttctgtttcttaggGTAAGACCTCAGAAGCTCTTGCTAAGCTTATGTCTCTTCAAGCCACTGAAGCCACCGTGGTGACCCTTGGACCTGGCCACTCTATTGTCAAGTATGTATTTATCAAAATCCCTTCAGCTTGCCTGGATCACAGGCTAGGCTTAATCCAGTTAACCTGAAAACTGATGGCATAAGTTATCTGCCTGTTCTACTTGTGTCTTTTGCAGGGAGGAGCAAGTACCTGTTGAACTGGTTCAAAGGGGTGATATTATAAAAGTTGTTCCTGGTGGAAAGTTCCCAGTGGATGGAAAGGTCATTGATGGCAGTTCTATGGCAGATGAGTCTCTCATTACTGGTAACTTCCTTTATCTTACACAAAGAAGTGAAGTCTTCTGGAACTCTTTATTACAAGGAAAACAGGGCAGACCGAACCCAAACACTGCTGTCTGAATAGCCTCCCACCTTAATGGATGCTGTGGCTTCATGAGCTTGAATTCAAATCCTGCATCTGTGCACACCCTAAAAAACTGAAGGTTTTCTTCTCAGTTTGGCCAGTTACTAACCTACTGATGGAATGGGTAGAGTCATAACAGTATTGTCATTATTCCAGCGTTCTGGTTGGAGTTTCCCCTGGAATGTATTTGTAGAGGTGGTATCTTCTCAGAAATAAGTGGAAATATTGATAAGATGCTGGAGTTTGTATGACAGGGCTCTCTCAATGAGcaaggagggggaaagaaagcTTCAAAATTTAATGTTTATTAAGGGTCACAGgactttttttacattttctgaaattttcatttcagattgtAAATATAGTAAGGATTCAATGCACTGTACAATTCTTTATAAATAAAGGATACAAAAAATTTATATTGACATTGGATTACTTGTTCCAGTTCTATTTTTACTTTACTTGGGAACAGGGACACCTTTAGCTTCAGGGAACCAGTTGTTATCACAACCactaaaaacagagaaaataaagatgttCTAGAGCTAGTATTCTGACAGAGGTAACAGGAGAACAGGAGCTTTTCCGCAGAAAAACCTTTCCAGCCTTTGAAAACTGAGGGTCATGGAGACAAAGAGAGATTTCTCAAACTTCAATTGCTATGCAAGGTGTTTAAGGAGAAATTCCTAGAAGTACCTTTTCCAACCGATTTACTCCTTGTCCTTTTGAGGCGTGGTACACTGAAAAGTTAAAACCAAGGAAACAGCA encodes:
- the ATP7B gene encoding copper-transporting ATPase 2 isoform X1, producing MERKLDNKRKRELSYLASLNDRNISLVSIRKQQAACDVPELLIIGEKPKTASPVKARSNLQKEEKLLQSYSMGKTEVNTVERQALSNVDSPPGCELKPTMKHNFAFDNMGYEESSETVTSPPSQEHTVVVNIVGMTCQSCVQSIEGRISKVKGVLRIKISLEQNNAIIKYLQSEINPEQICQEILGMGFDANVAEEKSTTATVNLPSLKEAVVKLRVEGMTCQSCVTNIEGKIRKMHGVAKIKVSLDNQEAIIAYHPYIIQPDDLKRHISDMGYDCTIKSKSAPLKLGALDLQRLQNANSRETPASLESDGLDPLVTKLGSTATVTLQIEGMHCKSCVRNIEGNMSDLPGVKSIKVSLEHKCAVVEYSPDLITLSALQQAIEALPPGNFKVSLLNGSEANKAASPSGAFTCNVIRQPPQGTTHMAVIKIGGMTCNSCVQTIEGAVSQRQGVRGVAVSLAGSTGTIHYDPAVTTGEELRAAIEDMGFDASVLTDTAAGELRCQPAASKGAVQPQAPEPPRQGHASDALPDSSHPGGSNQLSGATEEKCVLQITGMTCASCVSTIERNLQKEDGIVSVLVALMAGKADIKYKPDLIQPLEIAQLIQNLGFEATIMENNAETEGQVELLITGMTCASCVHNIESKLMRTNGIFSASVALATSKAHIQFDPEIIGPRDIIKVIKEIGFHASVAKRTPNAHNLDHKKEIQQWRKSFLYSLVFGIPVVVIMIYMQIPSGDDHGSKVLEQNIIPGLSILNLLFFILCTFVQFLGGWYFYVQAYKSLRHKTANMDVLIVLATTIAYLYSCVILLVAIIEKAEKSPVTFFDTPPMLFVFIALGRWLEHIAKGKTSEALAKLMSLQATEATVVTLGPGHSIVKEEQVPVELVQRGDIIKVVPGGKFPVDGKVIDGSSMADESLITGEPMPVIKKPGSTVIAGSINAHGSLLVSATHVGNDTTLAQIVKLVEEAQMSKAPIQQLADKFSGYFVPFIIIISTVTLIVWITIGFVNFDIIKKYFPNQSKNISKAEIILRFAFQTSITVLSIACPCSLGLATPTAVMVGTGVAAQNGILIKGGKPLEMAHQIKTVMFDKTGTITYGVPKVTRVLLMGDTAVLPLKKVLAIVGTAEASSEHPLGMAVTKYCKEELSTESLGYCTDFQAVPGCGISCKVEGVEAILGTAEEGPNKLDANRSGDSSAALGDNAVITLLESQGPSASQKYSVLIGNREWMRRNGLNITNDVNDAMTNHEMKGQTAILVAIDGVLCGMIAIADTVKQEAALAVHTLQSMGIDVVLLTGDNRKTAKAIATQVGIRKVFAEVLPSHKVAKVQELQNGKKKVAMVGDGVNDSPALARADVGIAIGTGTDVAIEAADVVLIRNDLLDVVASIHLSKRTVQRIRINLILALIYNMLGIPIAAGVFMPVGLVLQPWMGSAAMAASSVSVLLSSLQLKCYKKPDTESYEAQAQGRMKPLTPSQISVHVGMDDKRRDSSKPSPWDQTSQVSLSSLASDKLPRRNGFIEEERAKWSSLLNGADEEQYI